A stretch of Dermochelys coriacea isolate rDerCor1 chromosome 6, rDerCor1.pri.v4, whole genome shotgun sequence DNA encodes these proteins:
- the LOC119857134 gene encoding LOW QUALITY PROTEIN: olfactory receptor 1009-like (The sequence of the model RefSeq protein was modified relative to this genomic sequence to represent the inferred CDS: inserted 1 base in 1 codon; substituted 1 base at 1 genomic stop codon) — translation MGKHSEVTEFILSGLRDHPELQVPLFLVFLLVYGITLXGEWGMILLITIDPRLHTPMYFFLINLSFCDLCISLIISPKLLMYFLAKRRSISFNACTGQMYLSIIFSEVECLLLAVMAYDRYVAICNPLLYTVTMSRHLCKELVAGVYAVGVVDSMIHTFCTVRLSFCGSSVISHFFCDILPLLVLSCSDTRINEISDDQLVTVLLSYIYIISTILQISSAEGRRKAFSTCTFHLTAVALSFSTLLFMYLRPTSSYSMDRDXVASVFYTLVIPMLNPLIYSLRNTELKDALRRAMNKLLTSS, via the exons ATGGGAAAGCACTCGGAGGTGACTGAGTTCATTCTGTCAGGACTGAGGGATCATCCAGAGCTGCAGGTCCCCCTTTTTTTGGTATTCCTACTGGTTTATGGTATCACCC CAGGAGAATGGGGAATGATCTTGTTAATCACAATCGATCCCCGACtccacacccccatgtacttttTCCTCATTAATTTGTCTTTCTGTGACCTCTGCATTTCCTTGATAATTTCCCCTAAGTTGCTGATGTATTTCTTAGCCAAGAGGAGAAGCATTTCTTTCAATGCCTGCACTGGGCAAATGTATCTCTCTATCATTTTTTCAGAAGTTGAGTGCCTCTTGCTGGCTGTGATGGCGTATGACCGTTATGTGGCCATCTGTAACCCACTGCTCTATACGGTCACCATGTCCAGGCACCTTTGTAAAGAGCTGGTGGCTGGGGTGTACGCTGTGGGGGTGGTGGATTCAATGATACACACATTTTGTACAGTTCGGCTGTCATTCTGTGGCTCCAGTGTCATCAGTCATTTCTTCTGTGACATCCTCCCACTGTTGGTGCTCTCCTGCTCTGACACCCGCATCaatgagatttcaga TGATCAGCTTGTGACTGTCCTCCTCTCCTACATCTATATCATCTCCACCATCCTGCAGATCAGCTCTGCTGAGGGCAGGCGcaaagccttctccacctgcacTTTCCACTTAACCGCTGTGGCCCTGTCTTTTAGCACCCTCCTCTTCATGTATTTGCGTCCCACCTCCAGCTATTCCATGGACAGAGATTAAGTGGCCTCAGTGTTTTACACGCTGGTGATCCCCATGTTGAaccccctcatctacagcctgaggaacACAGAGCTGAAGGACGCCTTGAGGAGAGCAATGAATAAACTCCTAACCAGTTCTTGA